Within Desulfobacter sp., the genomic segment ACGGAGAAAAATGGGTACGGTTTCAGATCAATCCTTTGCAGGAGAAAACCACCCATAAAGTAACAGCCGAAGCCAAAATCATAGACTTCAGATCGATTCGGAGTTCAAACGGAATGGAAGAAATGAGGCCGGTCATCAGCACCCATATCAGCCTGCTGGGCCTTGAATGGCCCATAGAGCTGACCCTGTCAAACCGTGATGAAATGGGATTTCGGATGCTGCTCGGACGGCAGGCATTTCGTGACAGATTTTATGTGGACGCAGGCAGATCTTTTTATGGCGGCCAACCCAAAAAGAAAAAAGCCAGGAAAAAAATCCCCAGGGATTGATATCCCAAGATAAGGACACAGAGATGAAACTTGCCATTCTTTCACGGAATTTAAGATGCTACAGCACCCGCCGTTTAAAGGAAGCGGCCGAGCAGCGGGGGCACACGGTCAAAGTTCTGAATACCCTTAAATTCGCCATCGACCTTGAGCAGGGCAACCCGGACTTATATTTCCGGCAGAAACAGCTGTCCACCTACGATGCGGTTCTTCCCCGAATCGGTGCATCCATAACCTATTTCGGGACGGCGGTCGTCCGGCAGTTTGAACAGATGGATATCTTCTGCGCCAACACTTCGGCAAGTATTGCCCGGTCAAGGGACAAGCTAAGGAGCCTCCAGATTCTCAGCCGGCACCATATCGGAATCCCCAAAACAACCTTTGTCCGGGATAAAAAGGATGTGCTGCCGGCCATAGAAAGGGTCGGGGGCGCGCCGGTGATCATCAAACTGATAGAAGGGACCCAGGGCATCGGCGTTCTGCTGGCGGAAACGGTGAATTCCGCGGCAGCAATCGTCGAGCTGCTTCAAAGCCAGAAGCAGAGTGTCCTGATTCAAAAATTTGTATCTGAGAGCAAGGGCCGGGATATCCGCGCCTTTGTGGTGGGGGATCAGGTGGTCGGCGCCATGCGCCGGGTCGCCCAGGGGCAGGAATTTCGAAGCAATATCCACAGAGGGGGGTATGCAGAGCCGGTTGAGCTGAAAGACGCCTACCGGGAGACTGCGGTTCGTGCGGCACAAATCATGGGCCTCCGTGTGGCAGGCGTTGATCTGCTTGAGAGCAAGGAAGGGCCCCAGATTGTTGAAGTCAACTCCTCACCGGGGCTGGAGGGGATCGAAGGGTGTACCCAGTTGGATATCGCCGGCGCCATCATTGACTATATCAGCGCCCAGGTTAATTTTCCAGAGATCGATCTCCGCCAGCGCCTGACGGTCAGCCGGGGGTATGGCGTTGCGGAGATATATATACCGGAGGGCTCCGATTACATAGGCAAAACCATCCAGGGTTCAGGGTTGAGGGAAAAGGATATTTCGGTCTTAACCCTTCACCGTCATGCCAAAGTCATACCCAATCCAAAGCCCCAGAGGGAACTTGAAGCTGAAGACAGGCTTTTGTGTTTTGGAAAACTGGATTTCATGAGAGAATTGATTCCTGCCAAAATCCGCAAAAAACGGCGGGCAAAGGTGAAGATCCTGCCGGACCTGCCTGTGGCAGACGAAGTCTCCAGATTCCAGGATGACAATATTGCACCATCATCCCAGACCGAAGAAGAAGGTTAGGAGAAATCCACAGCCCCCCTTTATTCTGGTTTATTTTTCGGATCATCCTCTTGAGATCTCAGCAGTGATTTTTCTTCAAACACCTGTTTTTCAAGGCTATGGGTTTGCTGCCCCTTTTTCTTTCGTAGAATTTTATGGAAAAAAAGATTGTTGGGAACCTGTATGGTCGTTTGAGCGTCCCCGTCTGACGCGTCAAGGGTGGTAAAAATCAAATTGATGTTTCTAACCTTCCCGCCCACGCCTATCGTCATGGCCGGATCAATTATCTCGATATTGTCTCCGATGCGGAATGGATGGAAAATGATGAGCATCAGTGTACAGAGCAAATTGCTGAGTACGCTCCATAGGGCAACAAACCCAATGGCCACCATTGCCAATATCGTTGACGCAACAGCCCACAGGCTGTTTATTTTGATTCCAAGCTGCTGGAGTATCAATAAAAACGCGCCGATACAGATTACCCACTTCACCATCGACTGCATCTGCTGCAAAAAAGGCAGGGGCAATTGCCTGACTTCCAGTTTTTTCAGTGCCCCTTTTACAAGCTTCAACACCAGCAGACTTACGAACACGATAAAGATAATAACCAGCGCATTGTTCAGAATCCCGATGATGACTTCCGGCTGGAAAAGCTTTTTAATGGCCAAAAAAAGTTCATTGTAGATGTCTTGAAATGCGCCCATCTGGAATATCCCCCATGGTTTGGATGTGATTTCATCATTAATGAGAATGGCTCAATCTATCACGGCACCCGTGTTTGACACAACCGCGGCACCATTCCAATGGCGTTATCCTCTTTTATCATTCAGGATTCTTCACCTGCTGGGGTGCCGCCCCCCACGGGCCGTCCCCGGCGATACCCGACTGGCCCGATCGGCACCGGGCAGGCAACCAGAAAAAGATTCGTTAGATGATCATCTGGTTGATTTCCACGATGGGCAGGCAGACGGCCATGATGATGAGCCCCACCACCAGTCCCATGATAAGGATGATCATGGGTTCGATGAGGGCGGTGGCCGCCGTGATGGCGGCATAGACGTCCTTTTCGTAGAGATCGGCGGATTTTTCAAGGATCTTTTCCATCTCCCCGCTCTTTTCCCCCACCTGGATCATCTGCACGGACAGGGGAGGGAAATACCGGGTGCCGGAAAGGGCCTTGCCAAGTTCCCCGCCCTTTTCCACGGTTTCAGCGGCCGATTCTATCAGATTGGAAATCACCTGGTTGCCGGCCACGTTCCGGGTGATCTTCAGGGCGGTGAGCAGGGGCACCCCGTGTTCCAGAAGGGAGCCAAGGGTCCTTGAAAACCGGGCCACCGCCATTTTCCGGACCAGGGAGCCGGCGATGGGCAGGGAAATCATCACCCGGTCAGTGGCAAGAACGCCCTTTGGGGTCCGGCGGACCAGGTATAGTGCGCCGGCCGCAATCACAGGAAGCAGCAGCACCGCCCACCAGAAATCCAGAAAAAAGTCGCTCACCCCGATGAGCATCCGGGTGGGCCCGGGCAGGGTCTGGTTCATATCCGTGAAAATCCCCACAATGCCGGGGACGATATAGGTCATGAGAATCACCACCACCAGAAAGCCGATCATGGACATGATGATGGGATAGGCCAGGGAGGCCCAGATTTTTTTCTGGGTTTCCTCCCTTTTTTCGGCAAAGTCTGCCAAACGCTCAAGTACGATTTCAAGGGTTCCCGAGGATTCCCCGGCCGCCACCATGTTAATATATACCGAAGAAAAGATACCCGGATACAGGGCCAGGGATTCAGCAAAACCGCCGCCCTGCTCAATACTGTCCTTGATCCGGGAGAGCACCCGCTGCAAAGAACGGGAACCGGCCTGGTCCGCCACCGAGCCCACGGCCTTTACCAGGGGGAATCCGGCGGAAAGCAGGGTGGAGATCAGCCGGGTCACCATGGCAATTTCACTGGCCTTGACCCGGGAAAAATACCGGGCAAAAGCCGGCTGCCGGCCCGGGGTTTCGCCGGCAGGCTGCTTTGAATCAATCCGGTTCAAGGATGTGGGAAACAGGTCTTGATGCCTCAGTTTCTGCCTTGCCGCAGTCTCACTGTCGGCATCCACAATTCCTGACTTCTTTTTTCCTTTGGCATTCAGGGCTTTGTATTCAAATACGGACATGGCTCAACCTGCGAATTCCTTTTTACAATTCTTATAAGAATAACCGGTTCTGAAACTTTTATATACACCCTGCCATAAACTGGCAAACCTTTCCACGGGAATAGCAAAATTTTACCGAATAAAAACACAAACGCCCCCGGGAAATCAATCTCCCGGGGGCGCCGTTATACTCGCTGATACTTTTTTTACTGCACCATCTTGTCCGGCAGGTAGGAGACCACTTCTGGAAAGAGGGTGACAAAGACCACCATCAGCACCATGATGATAAAAAACGGGAGGGTGGCCCGGAGGATGGTGCTCACCTTTTCCCCTGAAATCCCCTGGATGACAAAAATGGAGAATCCCACCGGCGGGGTAATCTGGGAGAGTTCCACCATGAAAACCAGGAAGATGCCGAACCACAAGGGGTCGAATCCGGCCTCCACCACAATGGGCAGGACGATGGGCAGGGTCATGACCACAATGGAAATCCCGTCCAGCATCATGCCCAGCAGGATGTACATCAGCCCAACCACAAAGATCAGCAGATAGGGAGAGAGGTTCAGCCCTGCGATATATTCGCTCACCGCCCTTGCGATGCCCACAAATCCGACGATCTGGGAAAGAAAGGATGCCGCCAGGATGATAAAGCAGATCATGCAGGTCGTATTCACCGCATTGACCAGGGCTTCCCTGAAATTTGACCAGGTCAGGTTCTTAAAGGCCACGGCCAGGACCAGGGCGCCGATAACGCCGATGGCCGCCGCTTCCGTGGGCGTGGTGATCCCCATGTAAATCCCGCCCAGTACCGCAAAAATCAGGCCCATAATGGGGAACAATTCCTTGAGGGAGCGGATCTTTTCTTCCATGGTAAAGGTTTCGGTCTTATCCGGGACCACCGAGGGATTGACCATTGAAGCGGCCATGATATACAGGGAATAGCAGCCGGCCAGAAGCAGGCCCGGAATAACCCCCGAAATAAAGAGCTTGCCAATGGAGGTGTCGGACAAAATCCCGTAGATGATCATGATGAGGCTGGGGGGAATCAGGAAGCCCAGGGTGCCGGCACCGGCCAGCGAGCCGATGGCCAGGTTCTTGGAGTAGCCCCGGCCGGACAATTCGTCCAGGGTGATCTTCCCCACGGTGGCGGTGGTGGCGGCGGAAGAACCGGAGACGGCGGCAAACAGGGAGCAGGCAAATACATTGATGTGCAGAAGCCGGCCCGGAATTCTGGAGAGCCAGGGCAGAAGCCCGTTGAGCAGCTTGGTGGAAATGGCCGTCCGGTAGAGGATTTCCCCCATGAGGATGAACAGGGGCAATGCCGTCAGGGACCAGGAATTGGTGGAATTGTAGATGGAGTTGGCCAAAAGCCCGCCGATCTTATCCCAGACAGAAATCACCGGGGGCAGGTTCAGGTCGAATACCAGCATGCCGAAAATCCCGGTGCACATCAGGGAAAAGCCGATCCACAGCCCGGAGAAGAGGCAGAGAAACATAAAGCCGAAAAGCACCACAGTCATCAATAAAGGATCGGAAATCATGTAAACCTCTTTAACAGCCTTGCCACAAGCTGGAGATCAAACAAAATCAAACCAACGGGTATCATCAGCTGCGACAGGTAAATTGGGGTTTCGGAAATGGTATCGGCGCGCATGTCCAGCTGCCATGAATCAAAGACCATGACGCCGGCATAGTAGAGGGCAAAGGTGGTGGCCGCCAGGGCAACCACCGTGGCCAGGACATCCAGAGCCGCCTGTCCCCGCTTGCCCAGCACCGATGTGAGCAGGGTGATTTTGATGTGCCCGTCCTCCTTAAATGTATAGGCCAGGCCCAGCATCACCACCCCCACGAAAAAATAGGCGCTGTACTCGTCGGAAATCAAGGTGGAGGTATTGAACACCGAGCGCAGCAGGATTTCCACTGCAATGAAAAGGACGATGAGCACCATGAAAAAGGCGGAGAGAAAGGCCCCCCCGGTGGAGAGCCTTTCTACAAGTGTTATGAATTTCTTCATTTGGTGTACTTTTCAAGCAATGCTTTGGTTTTGGCATCCGCTTTTTTGGCAAACCCGTCAACAATGGGGCCTGCGGCCTTGTCCATCTCGGCAGCCAGGGCATCGGAGGGATCGGCAATGGTGAATCCCTTTTCCTTGATCACGGACAGGGCTTCCATGGTTTTGGATTCAGAGGCCTGCCACTGGGCGGCTTCGGTTTCCGCAGCAGCCTTGAGGATGGCATCCTTCTGATCCTTGGACATGGCGTTCCAATAATCCATGTTCACGGTGACCATGTTCAGGGGGAAGGCATAATAGATATTGGTAAAATGATCCAATACTTCCCAGAACTTGCCGTTCTTGGTGGATTCAGCGGAGGTGAGGACGGAATCGATCATCCCGGTTCTCAAAGAAGAGTAGACCTCGCCCCAGGGCAGGGCCAGGGGAGCGCCGCCCAGTTCCCTCAGGAAATTGGCGCCGTTTTTGTCATAGGTACGGGTTTTAAGCCCCTTGATGTCGGCGACACCGGCAACAGCCTTTTTGGTGACCAGTCCCGAGGGGGGCCAGGGTGCGGCATAAAGGAGCTTCTGGTTCCATTTGGCAGCGGCTTTTTCATACAGGGGTCTGGCGTCTGCGTACAGGGCTTTGGCTTCTTCAAAGGAGCCGGCCAGCCTTGGCAGGGAGGATAGCCCGAAAACATGGGCGGAGCCGGAAACACCCCCCATGAGGATGTCGCTCATGGGCAGCTGGGCGTCTTTCACGGCCTTGAGCAGTTCAGGGCCTTTGAACCCCAGGCTGCCGCCGGGATGTACCGTGATATCCAGGCTGCCGCCGGAATATTTATTGGCAAGCTCGGCAAATTTCATGGCCCCAACGGTATGAAAGCTGGTGGACCCGTAAATGGCGTTCAAATCCAGCTTCATTGTTTTTCCGGCCCAGGCCGGGGCTGCGGCCATCATGACCATGAGGGCAACGAGGATCGATTTTTTCAGTGCACGCATTGTACAAACTCCTTTTTTATTACGATTAATATAAATGAACTGCAAAACTCCTGCAGCGGTCTGCTCCTTTTCCTTAAATCTGGATCATATACTTTTCAATCCGCTGTCTGAAAACAGGGTGGTTGAAAAACTCATTTCCCATGGCGGCCGGGGATTTAACCCCCATATCCGCCTTCCGGATTTCTTCAAATTCTTCTGCGGCTTCCCGGTATATGCGGTGGGCCTGTGCCAGGGTCACCTTCTCAAACCGAATCCGGTTTCCCGGTACGCCCTGGGCCAGGCGGTCCAGGTCCGTGGAAATCACCGTGGCGATTTTGGCATATCCCCCCACGGTCTGTTCGGCCAGAAGGACAATGGGCTGCCCGTCTTCCGGGATCTGTACCCCGCCGGGCAGGCTGGGCTCGGAAATAATACTCCTGGGCATCCCCGGTTTCAGTTCCACGGCCGTTCCTGCCAGCCGGTACCCCATGCGGTTGGCCTTGTCCGTTATTGTAAAAACCGAATTAAAAAAGATCTCCAGGCCCTTATCAAAATAAGCATCCTGGGGACCGGGAACCGCCCGAAGTACCATCTCATCAGGATGGTCGGGAATCCATTGCCCGGGCAGTTCCCTTAAGCAATCCCCCCCCTGGGCGGCGGCGCGCTGGATCACATCACCGGCAGCCGCAAGCCGCCCGTCAATGCCGCCGATTCTGGCACCGATATAGGTGGACCGGCTGCCCATGACCTCGGGAACCTCAATGCCGCCGGACAGGGCCAGGTAGGCCCGGCACCCCTTGTCCGCCGCCCCCATGGCAATACGGTCCCCGGGGCGGACCCGGTGGGCGGCCCAGTTGCGGCAGGGCCTGCCGTTGACCGTCAGCCCCATGTCGGCACCGGCCACGGCCAGGACCATATCATCCAGGACGTCCATCTGAGCGCCCATGAAGGTAAATTCCAGAACCGCGCAGGACTCGTCATTTCCCGCCAGAATATTGGCCAGGCGCCCTGCCCGCTTATCCAGCATGCCGCAGGGGGGCACTCCGAACTGCTGAAACCCGAACCGGCCCAAATCCTGGACCGTTGTGAAAGGGCCGGGTGAAATGATTTTCAAGGCATTCATTCAACAGCCTCCCCGGCCCTGGCGGCGTCGGCCATCCGCCTGAATTCATCCAGGGTAATGGGCTTGAACCGGAGCCGGTCACCCGCCTTTAGCAGAATAGGGTTCTCCCGCCGGGGATCAAAGAGTTTCACCGGACACCTGCCGATGAGCTGCCAGCCGCCTGGGCTGTCAATGGGGTAGATCCCGGTCTGGTTGTTGGCAATCCCCACAGAACCTGCTGGCACCCGGGTACGTGGGGTGGACAGCCGGGGGGTATGGATTTTCTCGGAGAGCCCGCCCAGGTAGGGGAACCCCGGGGTGAACCCGATCATGTATATGGGATAGAGGGGCGCGGTGTGAACGGCCACCACCTCCTGGGGCGTGAGCCCGTTGACTTCGGCCACATGGGCCAGATCGGGCCCAAAACTTTCATGGTAGCATACGGGAAGTTCCACCACCTCCGGCTCCGGCAGGGGCATGCCGGCAAGGCCGGCATTGGTCTGTTCAAGCAGAGGGATCAAGGTATCCGGATCTGTAATCAGCGGATCGTAGATGAGCACCAGGGAACAATAGGTGGGAATAATCTCTTCCACCCCCCGGGGCATCTCCTGTGCCAGCCGCCCGGCCACCGCCCGGATGCGGGTATTGACCTCCGGATCAATGAAATTTGCAAATTCCATGAGCAGGCCCCTGTCCCCTGCCGGCCGGAATACCGGATTGTTGTAAATCTGTTCGGTTGCCTCTGCCATTCACCCGGTCCCGTTTAGGTTCACTCTGTAATAACAATGGTTAAATTAGAAAATATACTTGTCATATATTTATAAATTATGTCAAGTATATTTAACATATGCTATTTAATCTTCTATCCGGCCATGGCGGTAACAACGATTTCACGGGCTTCCAGGCCCGTCCGGATCTCTTTTACCAGATTCACGGCTTCCTGGTTATCCCCGTGGACACAAAGGGTCTGGACATCCAGTTCAATGCGGGACCCGTCGCTGGCAATGACAAATCCCTCGGCCATGTCCAGGGCCCGTTTTGCCACCTGAGCAGGATCTGAAATCACCGCACCAGGCTGGTTCCGGGGAACCAGTGTCCCCTCCGGTGTATAGGCACGGTCCGGAAAAGCCTCAAAGACCACATTGAGCCCCAGTTCAGCCCCCGTCTGCCGCATGGTCTCCCCCTTTTTTCCGGCCAGGGCGACGAAACGCAGGTCCGGGTCCAGGCTGAGAACGGCCCGGGCAACAGCGCGGGCAGCCGCCTTGTTTTCCACGGCATCCAGATAAAGGGCGCCATGGGGTTTGACATGCTGAAGCCGCACCCCATGGACCCGGCAAAACGCCTGGAGCGCCCCGATCTGGTAAACCAGGTATTGCTGGATCTCCTGGGGGCTCAGGTTCATCTTCCGCCGGCCGAATCCCATGAGGTCCGGATAGCCGGGATGGGCACCGACCCCCACCTTGTTCTCCTTTGCCCAGCGCACTGTGGCATCCATGACCAGAGGGTCTCCGGCGTGCCAGCCGCAGGCCACATTGGCCGAGGTGATATACGGCATGACATCCCTGTCCATACCGATGGTGTAATTGCCGAAGCTCTCGCCCATGTCGCAGTTCAAATCAATTGTTTTAATCTCAGGGGTATTCATTGCTTGTCCTCCGGTTTCAGGAAACCATGAATTGAACGATCCGTTTCCTGAAGGTTTCCAAATGATGTGTCAATAATTGTTTCAGCCCCTCCCCGTCCTTTGCCTCAAGACATGCGATGATCTGTTCATGTTCCTCAATGACGCTTGCATAATGGTCTTCAAGGCTCTGTTCCGGCCCCACCACCGTATTATAGGAAAGATAGGAAAGACGCTTGGCCTCGCATCTTACATCGTGGACCGCACGGATTAAAAATTCATTCTGAGAGGCGGAGGCCAGTGCCATGTGAAAGTCATGGTTGGCTTCCACCATTCCGAGAAGATCGCCGTGCTTAACGGTCTTCCCGATCTCGGCATTGGCCGCCCGCATCTTTTTCAGGGCCGGGACACAGTTCTTAGTCACGGCAATATCCACCACACCGGCTTCAAAGATACCCGTGGATTCAAACATGGCCTTGGTATTCTGCAGGGTGATGGGACGGACAATCACCCCTTTATTGGGATGGGATTCCACCATTTTCTCACTCTGGAGCCGGACCAGGGCCTCCCGTATGGGAGTCCTGCCGATACCCAGTTCCTCCACAAGCTGGCATTCTTCAAGGTGCTGGCTGGGCTGGTATTCCAGGCTGATGATGCGCCGGACAATGGCTTCATAGGCCACCAAAGCAAGGGGCTGTTTGTGGGCTTTTTCTTTTCTGGTCGTCATACTCCCCCCTTTTTATAGGATTTACGCCACTCTACAAAACCATAAAATATATTTCAAGTATATTAGTGAATATTTTATTTCAGGGGTTCCGCCAATTTTGCAAAAAAGAACCGAACAAAAGCAAATCCGCCGTTTTCATGCCTTAATCCCTGCTAATCCTCCCTAAACCGGCCCTATCCCCCATTTTTCCCGTTTGATAAACCCGGGGGCCTCTGGTATATTCGCCCGACCTTTTTGATGGAGACATCAACCCGGTGGGGTTCCCGAGTGGTCAAAGGGATCAGACTGTAAATCTGACGGCTCAGCCTTCGGAGGTTCAAATCCTCCCCCCACCACCAGCACCAAAGCCCATGTAGCTCAGTCGGTAGAGCGCTTCCTTGGTAAGGAAGAGGTTCACCAGTTCGATTCTGGTCATGGGCTCCACCCCCTTCCCCTTTTTTCACTTGAAATCTCCTGCGGCTCCGGCCATACTGCCCTGAAAAAACCCATAACACCTCAAGGATACTATGGCATCTCATCTATGGCAGGATCCAGGAATCTGGGCCGGGCTGAACACCCCGGATATGGAAACCCAAAAAGCGGATGTGGTAATTTTCGGAATTCCCTACGACGGCAGCGTCTCATTCAGGGCCGGGGCGGCCCAGGCCCCCGACGCCCTCAGAAAGATCACCTATACCATTTCCCCCACCACCGAAGATTTCAATTCATTTGCAGACCTGAAAATTAAGGATGCGGGCAATATCACCGGAAAATCCAGGGAAGAGGTATTTGCAAAGGCACGGGAACTCACCGCGGAACTGGTGGAAAAAGACCGGTTCTTCATCATGATCGGCGGCGACCATTCCGTGACCATACCGGTGCACCAGGGCATTGACCACGCCCTGGACCAGCCCTTCGGCATCGTCCATATCGACGCCCATTTTGATCTCTGCGACCACCAGGACGGCGACCGGTTCTCCCACGGCTCAACC encodes:
- a CDS encoding ATP-dependent zinc protease, giving the protein MIKHIKPILPVIGWREWVSLPDLGVNQIKVKVDTGARSSSLHAIKLNLFERDGEKWVRFQINPLQEKTTHKVTAEAKIIDFRSIRSSNGMEEMRPVISTHISLLGLEWPIELTLSNRDEMGFRMLLGRQAFRDRFYVDAGRSFYGGQPKKKKARKKIPRD
- a CDS encoding RimK family alpha-L-glutamate ligase; this encodes MKLAILSRNLRCYSTRRLKEAAEQRGHTVKVLNTLKFAIDLEQGNPDLYFRQKQLSTYDAVLPRIGASITYFGTAVVRQFEQMDIFCANTSASIARSRDKLRSLQILSRHHIGIPKTTFVRDKKDVLPAIERVGGAPVIIKLIEGTQGIGVLLAETVNSAAAIVELLQSQKQSVLIQKFVSESKGRDIRAFVVGDQVVGAMRRVAQGQEFRSNIHRGGYAEPVELKDAYRETAVRAAQIMGLRVAGVDLLESKEGPQIVEVNSSPGLEGIEGCTQLDIAGAIIDYISAQVNFPEIDLRQRLTVSRGYGVAEIYIPEGSDYIGKTIQGSGLREKDISVLTLHRHAKVIPNPKPQRELEAEDRLLCFGKLDFMRELIPAKIRKKRRAKVKILPDLPVADEVSRFQDDNIAPSSQTEEEG
- a CDS encoding mechanosensitive ion channel family protein; amino-acid sequence: MGAFQDIYNELFLAIKKLFQPEVIIGILNNALVIIFIVFVSLLVLKLVKGALKKLEVRQLPLPFLQQMQSMVKWVICIGAFLLILQQLGIKINSLWAVASTILAMVAIGFVALWSVLSNLLCTLMLIIFHPFRIGDNIEIIDPAMTIGVGGKVRNINLIFTTLDASDGDAQTTIQVPNNLFFHKILRKKKGQQTHSLEKQVFEEKSLLRSQEDDPKNKPE
- the gspF gene encoding type II secretion system inner membrane protein GspF translates to MSVFEYKALNAKGKKKSGIVDADSETAARQKLRHQDLFPTSLNRIDSKQPAGETPGRQPAFARYFSRVKASEIAMVTRLISTLLSAGFPLVKAVGSVADQAGSRSLQRVLSRIKDSIEQGGGFAESLALYPGIFSSVYINMVAAGESSGTLEIVLERLADFAEKREETQKKIWASLAYPIIMSMIGFLVVVILMTYIVPGIVGIFTDMNQTLPGPTRMLIGVSDFFLDFWWAVLLLPVIAAGALYLVRRTPKGVLATDRVMISLPIAGSLVRKMAVARFSRTLGSLLEHGVPLLTALKITRNVAGNQVISNLIESAAETVEKGGELGKALSGTRYFPPLSVQMIQVGEKSGEMEKILEKSADLYEKDVYAAITAATALIEPMIILIMGLVVGLIIMAVCLPIVEINQMII
- a CDS encoding TRAP transporter large permease subunit, which produces MISDPLLMTVVLFGFMFLCLFSGLWIGFSLMCTGIFGMLVFDLNLPPVISVWDKIGGLLANSIYNSTNSWSLTALPLFILMGEILYRTAISTKLLNGLLPWLSRIPGRLLHINVFACSLFAAVSGSSAATTATVGKITLDELSGRGYSKNLAIGSLAGAGTLGFLIPPSLIMIIYGILSDTSIGKLFISGVIPGLLLAGCYSLYIMAASMVNPSVVPDKTETFTMEEKIRSLKELFPIMGLIFAVLGGIYMGITTPTEAAAIGVIGALVLAVAFKNLTWSNFREALVNAVNTTCMICFIILAASFLSQIVGFVGIARAVSEYIAGLNLSPYLLIFVVGLMYILLGMMLDGISIVVMTLPIVLPIVVEAGFDPLWFGIFLVFMVELSQITPPVGFSIFVIQGISGEKVSTILRATLPFFIIMVLMVVFVTLFPEVVSYLPDKMVQ
- a CDS encoding TRAP transporter small permease subunit gives rise to the protein MKKFITLVERLSTGGAFLSAFFMVLIVLFIAVEILLRSVFNTSTLISDEYSAYFFVGVVMLGLAYTFKEDGHIKITLLTSVLGKRGQAALDVLATVVALAATTFALYYAGVMVFDSWQLDMRADTISETPIYLSQLMIPVGLILFDLQLVARLLKRFT
- a CDS encoding TRAP transporter substrate-binding protein, with amino-acid sequence MRALKKSILVALMVMMAAAPAWAGKTMKLDLNAIYGSTSFHTVGAMKFAELANKYSGGSLDITVHPGGSLGFKGPELLKAVKDAQLPMSDILMGGVSGSAHVFGLSSLPRLAGSFEEAKALYADARPLYEKAAAKWNQKLLYAAPWPPSGLVTKKAVAGVADIKGLKTRTYDKNGANFLRELGGAPLALPWGEVYSSLRTGMIDSVLTSAESTKNGKFWEVLDHFTNIYYAFPLNMVTVNMDYWNAMSKDQKDAILKAAAETEAAQWQASESKTMEALSVIKEKGFTIADPSDALAAEMDKAAGPIVDGFAKKADAKTKALLEKYTK
- a CDS encoding biotin-dependent carboxyltransferase family protein, with the protein product MNALKIISPGPFTTVQDLGRFGFQQFGVPPCGMLDKRAGRLANILAGNDESCAVLEFTFMGAQMDVLDDMVLAVAGADMGLTVNGRPCRNWAAHRVRPGDRIAMGAADKGCRAYLALSGGIEVPEVMGSRSTYIGARIGGIDGRLAAAGDVIQRAAAQGGDCLRELPGQWIPDHPDEMVLRAVPGPQDAYFDKGLEIFFNSVFTITDKANRMGYRLAGTAVELKPGMPRSIISEPSLPGGVQIPEDGQPIVLLAEQTVGGYAKIATVISTDLDRLAQGVPGNRIRFEKVTLAQAHRIYREAAEEFEEIRKADMGVKSPAAMGNEFFNHPVFRQRIEKYMIQI
- the pxpB gene encoding 5-oxoprolinase subunit PxpB, which codes for MAEATEQIYNNPVFRPAGDRGLLMEFANFIDPEVNTRIRAVAGRLAQEMPRGVEEIIPTYCSLVLIYDPLITDPDTLIPLLEQTNAGLAGMPLPEPEVVELPVCYHESFGPDLAHVAEVNGLTPQEVVAVHTAPLYPIYMIGFTPGFPYLGGLSEKIHTPRLSTPRTRVPAGSVGIANNQTGIYPIDSPGGWQLIGRCPVKLFDPRRENPILLKAGDRLRFKPITLDEFRRMADAARAGEAVE
- a CDS encoding 5-oxoprolinase subunit PxpA; translated protein: MDLNCDMGESFGNYTIGMDRDVMPYITSANVACGWHAGDPLVMDATVRWAKENKVGVGAHPGYPDLMGFGRRKMNLSPQEIQQYLVYQIGALQAFCRVHGVRLQHVKPHGALYLDAVENKAAARAVARAVLSLDPDLRFVALAGKKGETMRQTGAELGLNVVFEAFPDRAYTPEGTLVPRNQPGAVISDPAQVAKRALDMAEGFVIASDGSRIELDVQTLCVHGDNQEAVNLVKEIRTGLEAREIVVTAMAG
- a CDS encoding GntR family transcriptional regulator; its protein translation is MTTRKEKAHKQPLALVAYEAIVRRIISLEYQPSQHLEECQLVEELGIGRTPIREALVRLQSEKMVESHPNKGVIVRPITLQNTKAMFESTGIFEAGVVDIAVTKNCVPALKKMRAANAEIGKTVKHGDLLGMVEANHDFHMALASASQNEFLIRAVHDVRCEAKRLSYLSYNTVVGPEQSLEDHYASVIEEHEQIIACLEAKDGEGLKQLLTHHLETFRKRIVQFMVS